Proteins encoded together in one Balaenoptera ricei isolate mBalRic1 chromosome 2, mBalRic1.hap2, whole genome shotgun sequence window:
- the NR2F2 gene encoding COUP transcription factor 2 isoform X2 encodes MQAVWDLEQGKYGFAVQRGRMPPTQPTHGQFALTNGDPLNCHSYLSGYISLLLRAEPYPTSRFGSQCMQPNNIMGIENICELAARMLFSAVEWARNIPFFPDLQITDQVALLRLTWSELFVLNAAQCSMPLHVAPLLAAAGLHASPMSADRVVAFMDHIRIFQEQVEKLKALHVDSAEYSCLKAIVLFTSDACGLSDVAHVESLQEKSQCALEEYVRSQYPNQPTRFGKLLLRLPSLRTVSSSVIEQLFFVRLVGKTPIETLIRDMLLSGSSFNWPYMAIQ; translated from the exons ATGCAAGCGGTTTGGGACCTTGAACAAGGCAAATATGGTTTTG CGGTGCAGAGGGGCAGGATGCCGCCCACCCAGCCGACCCACGGGCAGTTTGCGCTGACCAACGGGGACCCCCTCAACTGCCACTCGTACCTGTCCGGATATATTTCTCTGCTGCTGCGCGCCGAACCCTATCCCACGTCGCGCTTCGGCAGCCAGTGCATGCAGCCCAACAACATCATGGGCATCGAGAACATTTGCGAACTGGCCGCGCGGATGCTCTTCAGCGCCGTCGAGTGGGCCCGGAACATCCCCTTCTTCCCTGACCTGCAGATCACCGaccaggtggccctgcttcgCCTCACCTGGAGCGAGCTGTTCGTGCTGAACGcggcacagtgctccatgcccctccATGTCGCCCCGCTACTGGCCGCCGCTGGCCTACACGCCTCGCCCATGTCCGCCGACCGGGTGGTCGCCTTTATGGACCACATACGGATCTTCCAAGAGCAAGTGGAGAAGCTCAAAGCGCTGCACGTCGACTCCGCCGAGTACAGCTGCCTCAAGGCCATAGTCCTGTTCACCTCAG ATGCCTGTGGTCTCTCTGATGTAGCCCATGTGGAAAGCTTGCAGGAAAAGTCCCAGTGTGCTTTGGAAGAATACGTTAGGAGCCAGTACCCCAACCAACCAACGCGATTCGGAAAGCTTTTGCTTCGCCTCCCTTCCCTCCGCACGGTCTCCTCCTCAGTCATAGAGCAATTGTTTTTCGTCCGTTTGGTAGGTAAAACCCCCATCGAAACCCTCATCCGGGATATGTTACTGTCCGGCAGCAGTTTTAACTGGCCGTATATggcaattcaataa
- the NR2F2 gene encoding COUP transcription factor 2 isoform X1 translates to MAMVVSTWRDPQDEVPGSQGSQASQAPPVPGPPPGAPHTPQTPGQGGPASTPAQTAAGGQGGPGGPGGDKQQQQQHIECVVCGDKSSGKHYGQFTCEGCKSFFKRSVRRNLSYTCRANRNCPIDQHHRNQCQYCRLKKCLKVGMRREAVQRGRMPPTQPTHGQFALTNGDPLNCHSYLSGYISLLLRAEPYPTSRFGSQCMQPNNIMGIENICELAARMLFSAVEWARNIPFFPDLQITDQVALLRLTWSELFVLNAAQCSMPLHVAPLLAAAGLHASPMSADRVVAFMDHIRIFQEQVEKLKALHVDSAEYSCLKAIVLFTSDACGLSDVAHVESLQEKSQCALEEYVRSQYPNQPTRFGKLLLRLPSLRTVSSSVIEQLFFVRLVGKTPIETLIRDMLLSGSSFNWPYMAIQ, encoded by the exons ATGGCAATGGTAGTCAGCACGTGGCGCGACCCCCAGGACGAGGTGCCCGGCTCTCAGGGCAGCCAGGCCTCGCAGGCGCCGCCCGTGCCCGGCCCGCCGCCCGGCGCCCCGCACACGCCACAGACGCCCGGCCAAGGGGGCCCGGCCAGCACGCCGGCCCAGACGGCGGCCGGCGGCCAGGGCGGCCCTGGCGGTCCGGGCGGCgacaagcagcagcagcagcagcacatcGAGTGCGTGGTGTGCGGGGACAAGTCGAGCGGCAAGCACTACGGCCAGTTCACGTGCGAGGGCTGCAAGAGCTTCTTCAAGCGCAGCGTGCGGAGGAACCTGAGCTACACGTGCCGCGCCAACCGGAACTGTCCCATCGACCAGCACCACCGCAACCAGTGCCAGTACTGCCGCCTCAAAAAGTGCCTCAAAGTGGGCATGAGACGGGAAG CGGTGCAGAGGGGCAGGATGCCGCCCACCCAGCCGACCCACGGGCAGTTTGCGCTGACCAACGGGGACCCCCTCAACTGCCACTCGTACCTGTCCGGATATATTTCTCTGCTGCTGCGCGCCGAACCCTATCCCACGTCGCGCTTCGGCAGCCAGTGCATGCAGCCCAACAACATCATGGGCATCGAGAACATTTGCGAACTGGCCGCGCGGATGCTCTTCAGCGCCGTCGAGTGGGCCCGGAACATCCCCTTCTTCCCTGACCTGCAGATCACCGaccaggtggccctgcttcgCCTCACCTGGAGCGAGCTGTTCGTGCTGAACGcggcacagtgctccatgcccctccATGTCGCCCCGCTACTGGCCGCCGCTGGCCTACACGCCTCGCCCATGTCCGCCGACCGGGTGGTCGCCTTTATGGACCACATACGGATCTTCCAAGAGCAAGTGGAGAAGCTCAAAGCGCTGCACGTCGACTCCGCCGAGTACAGCTGCCTCAAGGCCATAGTCCTGTTCACCTCAG ATGCCTGTGGTCTCTCTGATGTAGCCCATGTGGAAAGCTTGCAGGAAAAGTCCCAGTGTGCTTTGGAAGAATACGTTAGGAGCCAGTACCCCAACCAACCAACGCGATTCGGAAAGCTTTTGCTTCGCCTCCCTTCCCTCCGCACGGTCTCCTCCTCAGTCATAGAGCAATTGTTTTTCGTCCGTTTGGTAGGTAAAACCCCCATCGAAACCCTCATCCGGGATATGTTACTGTCCGGCAGCAGTTTTAACTGGCCGTATATggcaattcaataa